Sequence from the Microbacterium dextranolyticum genome:
GGATCGCAGTCGGGCAGGGCGAGCAGCGACTCCTCGAAGGTGACGTGGTTCAGACTCGCCGCAACGACCGCTCGACCGGCGTGGAGAATCGCGCGGTATGGACTGTTCACCGGATCACATCAGCAGGCCTCGAGCTACGCGGCGTCAACGATGCGATCGACACCCGCGTCGTGAGCCTCGAGTACGCGGCCGAGCACGTGCACCTCGCGTACGCGTCGACGGTGCACGGCATCCAGGGCGAGACGACGGATTCCTCTATCGTCGGACCAGGGGTCGACGCGTCGGGTCTGTACGTCGGCATGACGCGTGGGCGTGCGCACAACGAGGCGATCGCGATCGCTCGAACGGATGCCGTGGCGCGTGATCAGATCGCGGACAGCATGATGCGCGGCATCCCCGAGGTCAGTATCGACGACTCGGTGCGCGCGGCGCGGAGCGAGCTCGCGAGGGCGGCACGGTCGCCAGGGGGCACCGCGGGCGACGAGCTGCGCGAACTGAGCGGATGGATGCGGGACGCTCGGCGTAAATTGCTCGAGCTCGATAGCCAGATCAGCGGCTTCGTGGCCAACCAGCACGGCCGTCGTTCAGATGGCGGCGCACTCCGAGGCCTGAAAGAAGATCGGATCAAGCTCGGCGCTCGGTACGCCGCGACGGAGAACCGCTACGACGAGTTGCTGCGCCAGGTTCGTGACTCGACTCACGCGGCCGGCGAGATTAGAGATCAGGACCTGGCCGCGCCTATTGCGTTCCCGAGCGCGCAGGGCCGCGTCGGATTACGGTAGGCGCCTAACGCCTCACCTCACTCGCCTCGCACGTCGCGCACCAGTGCGGCGACTCCCGGCGGCAGGTGAATCCGACCTTGAGGAGCGGCCTTCAGCCCTGCGACCTTTAGGTGCGCGATGCTCAGCCGCGCCCGCTCACCGGGGGTGAAGGTGTGGACGAGGGAGAATCGCATCCAGGTGCGCCCTCGCCGTTCTGTGACCGGATCTTCGCCTCGCCAGTATCGGCGGTACTCCGCCGCTCGCTCGAAGGGCAACCCTCGCTCGAGGACGACGCATTCGTGAGTGATCGCGCTCCGCGGCGCAGCGCCGTAGAGGTAGACGGTGTCGCCGAGCCGGATCTTGACGTGCGTCTCCGTCCAGAGGATGTCGTCGTGGTCGCGAAAAGCAGACTCTGAGTCGTAGGTCTTCGCGTTCGAGTGGACCGACCACTCGGTTGATGAGGTCGGGTGCGTCACCTGGCAAATGGTACGCCGCACCTGCGGGTGTGACTTCTCGATATCGACGGTGATAATCGCGCCGCGTGGTCGACGGTGCGCCGAAGAATAATGTGAGAGCGGACTCGCAATTTGCGTCGTCGTGGGACGACGTCAGCGATCAGCGAGAACGAAGCACACCTGGGGAGGATTCGCCGTTGAGCGCAACAGAATCGTCAATGATGTTCGCCGATCTGAAAGCGCGTCACCGGCGTGAGCGGGATGCCGAGCCGGCGGCACTTTCGCTGCGCGTGCACCGCGCGTTGAGCTGGCTCGGCCGCGCGGAGCAATCGGCTGACGACCGCGATGTCCAGTTCGTCCTGCTCTGGGTTGCGTTCAACGCGGCGTACGCTCAGGACCTCGCGATCGACATCTCGCAATCGGAGCGGGAACGGCTGCACGCATTCCTGGGTCAGCTGTGTCGAGTGGACGAGAAGCGCTTCGAGAACCTGTTGTGGCACGAGTTCTCCGGCAGCGTGCGGATGCTGCTCGAGAACCGATACGTCTTCCAGCCGTTCTGGGACTGGCGCAACGGGCGCATCAGCGAGGCCGATTTCCAGCGTCAGTTCGATGGCGCGCGCCGGGCCGCCGAACGCGCTTTGGGCGCCGGCGACACCAACGTCGTCCTCCAGATCGTTTTTCATCGGCTCTACACGCTGCGCAACCAGCTCGTCCACGGCGGCGCGACCTGGAACGGTGACATCAACCGCGAACAGGTCCGCGACTGCGCAACCATCCTCGGGCGCTTCGTGCCGCTGATCATCGCGACGCTGATGGATTACCCCGGCGAAGAGTGGGGCCCCGTCCACTATCCCGTCGTCAGCTGACGGTCGCAGCCAGTCAAGCCTCCGGTAGGTGCGAAACGACGAACCGACCGACGGCGACCTGGCTGCTGGCGAATCGAGTTGCAGCCCTGAGAGACGCCGCCGCGAACGCGGCGTCAAGATCGTCTGTGACCGGCCCTTCGCCATCTCTGTAGTGCATGACGACCGCCCCTCGCTTTCCTCGAGCGGTCACCTCCCGCAGCTCTGCTGGCGAGAGATAGGACGCGGTCCCGCCCAGCGCCAGCACGCTGTCAAAGTGGGTGCCACACAGCACCCGCTTCTCGTGAGCGTCGCTCCAGGTCATCGCGTGGATGCCTGCTGTGACCGCGTGCTTTGCCACGAGCGCGTTGAGCATCGCTGTTGAGTGGTCGATGCCGACGTAGCGGACCGGGTCCACGAGACCGGTTGTCATGGGCCATCCCGTTCCGCATCCGACGTCGAGGGTGCGCCACAGCTGCTCGCCGAAGACATTCTTGATGAACGTCGTCGTACCTTCGATCTCGTCATCCGTGAGACAGTGCTTCTTGTCCCACTCGGACGCGACCACGTCGTATTCTGAGGCCACGCATGACCGGGTGATGGGCATATTCTGGATGCCGTACACGTGCTCCACGCGGCCGCGATTGACGAGAGTTGTCTCGTCAAGGTTGCGATCCATCGTCCAGTGCTTCCAGCCCATCGGGGTGGGCAGATAGATGCGGGTCCATTTGTAGAACTTCATCGGCTCGCCGAATGTCTGGATCACGTGTGCGGCGCGCGCGAAGTCCGCGGCATCCAACCCCTCGGTCCTCGGAGAAGCGACGTACTCGTGCGGGGCGCCCTCCGCATACGTGGTCGCGAATTGCCAGTCGAGCTCAGGCTCGAGGTCGAGCCACCAGTTGAGGTCTGTGCGGGTGATCACCATGTTCTCCGAGTTCCGCACGGCCCACGAAGTCCGTGCAGTGAGAACTCTGCCGCAAGGTGGCGACATCGAGTGACGTCTCCACGAAGTTCTCTCCCCTGCAACGCCCAAGGGGGATGCCGGGCACCAGCGGGGATCGCTATCGAGGATGTACGCGTTGGAGTTCGATTGCCTGCCGAGCGAAGGCCTCGGCGATCTCCTGGTCAGTTGCCTCGTCCCAGCTCTCCCCGAGTGCAATGTGGTCGAAGTCCGAGTATCGCTTGCTCTCC
This genomic interval carries:
- a CDS encoding class I SAM-dependent methyltransferase is translated as MDAADFARAAHVIQTFGEPMKFYKWTRIYLPTPMGWKHWTMDRNLDETTLVNRGRVEHVYGIQNMPITRSCVASEYDVVASEWDKKHCLTDDEIEGTTTFIKNVFGEQLWRTLDVGCGTGWPMTTGLVDPVRYVGIDHSTAMLNALVAKHAVTAGIHAMTWSDAHEKRVLCGTHFDSVLALGGTASYLSPAELREVTARGKRGAVVMHYRDGEGPVTDDLDAAFAAASLRAATRFASSQVAVGRFVVSHLPEA
- a CDS encoding HEPN domain-containing protein; the protein is MMFADLKARHRRERDAEPAALSLRVHRALSWLGRAEQSADDRDVQFVLLWVAFNAAYAQDLAIDISQSERERLHAFLGQLCRVDEKRFENLLWHEFSGSVRMLLENRYVFQPFWDWRNGRISEADFQRQFDGARRAAERALGAGDTNVVLQIVFHRLYTLRNQLVHGGATWNGDINREQVRDCATILGRFVPLIIATLMDYPGEEWGPVHYPVVS